The Cetobacterium ceti DNA window AAATAATGTATTTAAACACTTTAAAAAATCAATATCAAAAAATGAAAAAAGCGATTAATTAATGGCCTAATTAATCACTTTAAAAAAAATAATTAGATCAACAGAATAATTATTTTCTAATGTTATACAAGTATGACTTAGTATAACATAAAATAATAAAAAATAGAAGTGTCAATTATAAAATTTATTAAATAAATATCAGAAGAAGATACAAAATATCTTAATTATACAAGAGAAAGAACATGTAATTTAATAATTCAAGAAAATACTATCATTACTTCAAGAAAAAATATCTGATTAAGAAAATTTTTTAATAACATTTAATTTATATGAAAAAAATATTGGTTATTTTAATAATTTATTAATAAAAAGTAGAGAAAAAACAGAGATAGATTTTTAAGAAAAATAATTTCAATAATATAAAGTTTTATGTTATAATATAAAGCATAAATTTTAACAAGAGGAGTATATTTTATGAAACTTAATTTAAAAAATATTTTTTTTATATTTATTTTTAACTTTGTTATAGGAGTAGTAGCTATAGCTAAAGATACAAATAGTGATAAAAATAATCAAGTTACAGTGAATATGAAAGCATATTATTTAGGAAATTTAAACATAACTTCTAGTGGACCAATTGATTTTGGGAACTTATCAAAATATAAACCTGGAACTTATAAAAGTACAAAAATAACTATAAAAGATACATTTTTAGATAATAATTTATTAGAAACATCTTTAAAAGTTTCAATTCCAGATGTTGCTATTTTAACTAATGGAGTAACAAAGTTAAAAGTACTTCCAAGTTTTTCGAGCAATATATTTGAAGAAATTTTTTGTACGAATTTAACTATGAATAAAAATACAGTGGAGTTTCCAATATATGCAAAAATAAATGATCTTTCAAATCTGACACCAGGATTATACAATGGTTCTTTTACTGTAACAGCAGAATATGATTTATAAAAATATTAAATTTGAGAAATTATAGTTTTCGAATCATTTTAATGTTTTCAAGAGGGATATGTACTAAAAGTCTTCCTATGAATTG harbors:
- a CDS encoding DUF4402 domain-containing protein; amino-acid sequence: MKLNLKNIFFIFIFNFVIGVVAIAKDTNSDKNNQVTVNMKAYYLGNLNITSSGPIDFGNLSKYKPGTYKSTKITIKDTFLDNNLLETSLKVSIPDVAILTNGVTKLKVLPSFSSNIFEEIFCTNLTMNKNTVEFPIYAKINDLSNLTPGLYNGSFTVTAEYDL